From the Prunus dulcis unplaced genomic scaffold, ALMONDv2, whole genome shotgun sequence genome, the window CTAGGAACCTTCTTAAGTTACGTACACGCACTTTTAAGGCTGGGGGTGGGGTTAAGGTTTTGATTAAGTATTTGTGGTTGAGctattttattaattcaatATTTTAATCGCTTAAATAGGTATTCGAGCTTTGTTGAACCCGCAAGAAGGACCCCCGAAGGGTCAAGCTAGCTCGGACGCACAGTAAATGGACATTTGTTTTCTAAAAAGTTTTAAGAAGTTCTTGAACTTAGGTTATTAATTGTTTTGCTTATGGAATTGACAATTTATGATTTCCAATTTTCTAAATAGTATTTTAtgcatatttgaattttagttTGAGAACGATTTTGAAGGATTTTTCATGATGGAGTTAAGTTAAAGAATTATGTATGGCTTTCGCTTTCTAAGTATAAAGTTTGAGTTCAAAtacttttataaaattttgtttatgattAAATGAGAATGGCTTGGAAAGTATATAAGAAATTGGCAACAGGATTTAAGGATTGGATGAGAaatagttttgtaattttccaTGAAAGACTTGTGTTTTAAACCACCATAGGTACCCAAAGTGTTTTGTAATTCAATCTCCTCTTAGAATGTAGATTTTTCAACAAAGAGGTTCTAAAGTAGAAGCCCTCTAGTTCATCACACCAAAATCGACAAGAGATGGAGATAATATCAACCAAGAGGCCTTAGATGCTAGACTACCTCTTGATTGGTCCAATTTTTTACTaaaaatatgagagagaggatgTCTCACCTACACATCAACACTTCATGGTTTGGAAGCCAAAAACACTAacttgaaatttcaaaatgtgGCTTACAAAGCCAACAAAAAGATGAGAAATTCCCAATAGGGAGTTTCGGCCATGGTGTTTCTTGGGCTCATTTAACTTGTGTTGTCATACAACATATGTTCCTAGGCCCAATGGGTACTTGGGTATTTTGCCATTTGGCTCAAAATGCCTTTAAAGCTCAAATTGagtccaaccgtcaaactaaCTTcacaattaatattttaattgtgATTTGTAACTTAACCATTAAGTCATATCCTTAGTCCGAATAGTTTGAATTGGTCAACCGTTTTGGTCAACATGTTGACTTTTCACTTTGACCGTTGACTTTCAACGTCTTATCctcttcatttgtttctcaagtttattcttctcttcatTTGTTCCTCTAATCACATTTCTCGGTGTGCGATCCGTAGTTTCCTTTTAGCATGGTAGTAGGTTGACTCAATTTCTCTGAGTTGACTTGTGAATTAAATCTCACCATTTAATTCTTCCTATTGGTGAATGTCAACTATGATTGAACCTTTAAGAACTTCCCCAAACCATTGTTAACGCCTAGCAACATGTCATGATTATCTGAGCTAAATAGGATATAGAAGAACCTATTCAAATTGGAATGACTGTGCAATTGAATCCTTCTCTTTTACAATACtccttattcacattattagaTAGTGAAATATAATGTAAAATATCCTAATTTGAATCATTCCTTTATATGATTATCCCGACAAGATTTGaagacttcttctttcaaattttgtcTACTACTCTGCTTAGAGATTTGATCCGTCATATCCTTGGAGCATTATGTCTCTTTACTGATAATAGAGATTCCTTGTTTTTACATTCATTTGCCTCAATGACTTTATTGAGAGTCCTAATAAACACATTTTTGGTTATGTCTTCAACAATACAACTATATAGTGTCCTCAAAGACAAACAATATAGCCACAAGACATCTATGATATCTCAGCTCTAAGGATTTAGTTTGCATCATTACAATATATGAGTTTTAGTTTGACATGTGAGTAAAGACTTCCATTCTAGATTTCATGTATTTGATCTCATTCAGTATACTTATTCCCCTACAAGCACCTATATACAAATCTTGGTGTCACCACATCTAATGACTTAAGACCTCGTCATTCTCTACATTTATAGAAGATATTGTGTGCACTGGTCTTGGCTGAAGATCAGGAACATTTTAGGATTGGGACCATAATAAGTCTTAATGTATGCGATCTCATTACATAGTTCTCATGTCCACTTTCATATTCATAAGACTATAGTAGTTTTACATTTCTCCATATAGAACAATCATGATTTGAAAACAACTTGTCTTGCCCATGAATAACTTGATAAGTTATTACAAAAGATGTCCTTAACATTAATTATCACATAATTAGTTGGCTTTAAGGATATACTACTAACAGAGACTGGGTGTGACTTGTTCGCTTAGGTTTTGGGGCAGTGAGGATGGGTGCGTTGCTAGGGTGATCGAGGATTGTATTTTAagtcctaattttttttttcttaatgttaacttttctgtttatttagtctttttggtcattttgatattagggtaaattagtatTTCAATAACTAGTTTGGTGATAGAGTGtctttagttaattttagggttcgtttaacAACAccttaaaaatattattaggACGTGTGATGGTGGAACTACCTCTATAATGATGATCTCGTCTTGAACATGTAGTTTTGATTTGTATtagcttttttttaatagtctAGATTTTCAGTTAATTAATATTGAATTGATATAAATGTTGTTCTCATAGTGTTTTTTTATCGTTCAACAAAGTAGTTTTGTATTCATAATAAAAAAGGCGGGGATGGAAAATACCCAATTTGAACATGCGAGAATGGGGAAAAATACTTAACACCATTGCCATCCTTATAATAAATACACTTGTAAGGGTACAAAATTCTGATTCCAATATTACATCCAAAAAATTTGTGagcaaaattttaatttcatttttataagTCGTACAAGAATCAAAACTGTATCACTCTTCCCGCGTATCTCAATCACACCGAAACCAACTACACTTGTGTATCTTCATCGTTGATTTGGATCGATCAAATCGAACCCTAGCTAGGCGGAGCGATTCCAAGCTCGTCGGCCCTATTGACGACGACGCCGGCTCGTTTAATGGAATCAAAGAGCGGCAAGACCCTGATGCGGTGGTGGACGGGCCTTGAGAGCTCTTCGCTGACGTCGATCTCCACGCTGGTGAAGCCGATCTCCTGGAGACGGAGGCCGAGCTTCTCGCCGACACGAGAGGCGACCTTGGCGTCCTAGAAGGTCTGGGAGCGAGGGAAGCGGTTGAACTTGGCCCGGTACTGGGCGACAAACTCTTGCTTGGAGGAGGAGGCCATGGCTATGATTGAGGAGCTGCTGGGGCTCGTCACCTGCGCTGTGATTTTGCGGCAGGAGAGGACGAGAGAGATGAGCGCGCTTACTGTTGAGTTAGGTGTTTGGTTTGGTGTTTCGATGTAACTAGCAGCAAAGCCCGCGCGATGCTGCGGTTTTGAAATTGTGTAGACAAAGTTAgattgtttatatatacaatgaGATTTAATTTATAACATTATGTTTAACTAAAGGAGTGTAAGTTGCAAAAAAGCATGTAATAACATATTTTACAACCTACTTGTTATGTTAAAATACTacacttgtttgtatatacattGAGATGTTTATAGTAGGAAGTAGGCACAAAATAGCAAAAGTTGGATAGTTTTGTACAGCATGCTATTTAATTGGGCGAGCTTTGTTTTGCACTTTCTTcatgatttttcttctctttgatgGAGGTCTTGATcctgttataaaaaaaagtgagaaaataGTAAATGTTAATATTGATGAATGGGGGAAATTGAGTTAGGACAATAatcataaacatttaattatgtataaacaggaataatataatttattgatttaataAGAAAGTTATAAATAGTTTTTCAATCTAGGAAATACAAAGTTACAAAATTAAGAGAACTAATGAGCAAGTTGTAGATGGTTTTCTAATTGAAGTAATACAAAGTaaacataattttaattttgtgtttatctaaaggaaaagttgaagagaggcaaaataattatggttgaatatattgaagaaaaattggaaaaaaggaTGTAAATATAATGTTTAGGTTTTTAATTCTCTTATGTATTAGGAATATATGACTTTTTTGCTGTTATTtagagcaaaaattatttaagggcTTGACATTTATGTTAAAAAACGGGCAGAACCTACCCTGAAAAATGgacatttttccaaaaaatttaCCTGTAAATATGACAATTTAATAGTATTTCCAAACATTCAGCATgcaaaaatttgatttattgttaATCCAATAGTGGTTGGTTTTTTGACCTATATAATAAGTAGAGAGAAtcttataatatattaaaacaaagcaTCAATCAGAACATGACAGACGGTATGAATAATTGAATATTATGGATGTAATATGTATTTAAATGAGATGAGTGAATTAGAGAATACAAACTCTATTTTTGGGGTAGAAGTGCTGGTTGGCAAATTCTCCatgcttgattttttctttaagcCAGTGATTGGTAAATCAGAATCTGATACAATTTCCTCCATGCTTTTTGTTGTGACCATTTTTTCAGATTCGGTTTCGGTTTGAACATGACTTAAAGAAATgctaaatgaaaaagaaagaaatatattggtAAATGTTAGAATATGTGTAAATATTGATATAAAGGAGTTAATTATTATATCAATTCTaacctttttgctttttttgatGGACGAAAGGTGAATAGAGCTCTTTTGACAGCGTCTCTGTatcttttttttgaaattgggGTAACTTCTGTTATAGAAGCATCAGCTGAGCTTGTGGAAGATGCACTTGGAATTTGCTTTGAGAGAAGTGGGGTAATGGGTGGAACCATTTGGGCGCCAATGTTTTCTGTATCATGTGCAGCCAAACTTTTGTCAGATGATTGCGGTGTTGGTTCAATAAGTGGCATTGTGTCATCGAAGATTGCTTGAATGAGTAGATCATTTCTGTTGAAATCACTTCTCATGCTTCCAAATCgaagttggaaaattttaaCTTGTCCTCTTGTTTGCAGAATCACATCTGGTAATTGTTGTTGGTCGGTAAAACCTCTTTGAACAACCAATTCATTGCAAGAAATTTTAAACAGTTGTTCTGCTGGTCTTCCAATTATGATAGCATTAGTTTCATCAGTTGAATCTTCAAGCACCAAGCTCACTTTGAACCTGTATGTAAAATATATGTaatgttttaataatttataataattgtgtttaaattatggaaaaataaaatgaaacaaattgttGAGATTTGTATTACCAAGGGAGAGGAATTTGATTATTGTGTTTTGGGCACAAAAGTTCATCACGGTGGACAGCAGTTCTAAGTTGTTTAAAGCAAGATGGACATGCTTTATACCACCAACCATTACGCGTATCAAAACGCGTAATAGCTGCTCTGCATAAAATGAGTGTCCtaaaacatatttaaaaaatatatattaatatagcaaaaaaattataaaatatatagtgATAAGAgaataataaagtgaaaattagtttgaataatttgtgaaattgtatattaaaatatgaataataaagtgattaaagaaagaagttaGTGTATTTACCTTATGTGTCTCTGGATCAAGAACATTTAACTCTTGGACAGATAGCTTTTTAGCAGCTTCTAAATGTTGAGGTGTCATTAGTTGAGCGGCGGAAGAAGGCATCATTTTAATAGCATGTGTGGAGTCATTAAAGCTGTGggtattgttatttttatataataaaaaagaggtgTTAATTTAGGTAAATGGGGAAACAAAGGTATATGTTAGAATAAAAGTGATAACAATTCATACATCGTTTTGTAGGCCGCCAATTCTTGTATATCTGGattgataaaaattaatgTGGAGACACTACTGTTTAGAACAATTTTCCCTACATATTGATAAATAATGAATtagatttgt encodes:
- the LOC117612419 gene encoding uncharacterized protein LOC117612419, producing MVGNERLEDKCEVCIENIRKENVRITLWGNTAKTFDSQALQQLTSPIFAAFTSLKVKQFQGKIVLNSSVSTLIFINPDIQELAAYKTIFNDSTHAIKMMPSSAAQLMTPQHLEAAKKLSVQELNVLDPETHKLLRVLIRVMVGGIKHVHLALNNLELLSTVMNFCAQNTIIKFLSLGSK